The sequence CATATCGGTTATTTTACCGGTTATCGAAAAACTGAAGTGCATGGGCGGCAGCTTAGCGGGTTCCAGTACCAGGGGCTTCACGGCCATGGTGGTATTGCGTAACGATTTCAGCTTCTTCAACCGTGGCAGGTCGTCGGGGTTTTGCAGCAGGTAAATGGTGCCGTCGTTCTCTATCCAGTATTGCAGATCGTTTTGCTTACATACATATTTAAAAACATCCTGCAGGCTTTCTTCAAAAAAGTGGTTGGCTACATTCATTTTAGCTAATTCGGAACGCTCGAAGTAAATGGGCAGGTGGTACCGCGTGGATAGTGAATCCATCATCAGATCGAGCGTGCAGGTGTAAAAGTGATCGATGACAGTTTTCTTCAGGATCTTTTTGGTGTACTGCGCCCGGGCGGTACCGCAAAAAATAAACAACAGGAAAAACGAGGAAAGGAAAAGTCGCTTCATCTTAAATAGTTCAGATAAATAATAGATAGTGTGTAGAAAAAATCGCGTCAGATCATCCGGCAGGCACTGGCCTTATCGAAGTAGATCGATGCAGTTTGAAAATTTGGCGGCTTGACGCGGTTACGCTTTACCCGTGGCGGTTTTTGAAATGGGATATTGATCATAAAGTGATAGATAAACTGTAATACATTTAGTGTTTCATCGCCTTTAACTGAATTTTAACATAGTTAGTATCCCAGAAAGATGAAGAAACGATGAACAGGCAAAATGTATCGGTGAATGGCGGGTTTGTGCGTCAAAATATACAGCCGGACAACAAATTGGACGCGCCCGCCAAGAAAAAAACGTTATGGTACAGGTTTTGCATCCAAATCAAAAACACTGCTATGAAAACAAACATACAATGCCCCCACTGCCACGGCAAACATGTGAACCCGGAGGGGAAAACAACCCAGATCATATTTGGACTGGTGATGGTAATTATAGGCTTAGGATTTTTAACTGCTGCCTTAACCCACGCGGTTGGTTATTACTTGTTCGCGCTGCCACTGTGCACGGTTGGTTGTATCCGTATTGGTAAAAGCTACTATTCGCACGAAACCCATGCGCAGTGTGAAGATTGTCAGCATGAGTTTGAATACATTTTTTGATTAGATGCTGTATCTTAGATCATGTCAGTCAAAATAAAGCGTATTTATGAACCTTTTGCTAAAAGCGACGGCTTCCGCATATTGATAGACCGCCTGTGGCCTCGCGGCATAAAAAAGGAAGGCACCCATATTGATAAATGGATGAAGGATATTGCCCCATCCACCCAATTGCGCAAGTGGTTTGATCACGATCCGGAAAAATGGGACGAGTTCCGCATGAAATATCATCATGAATTGAACGAGTCGGACGCGATGAAGGAAATGGCCGCTATCATCAATGAGCAGGCTACCGCAACCTTGCTATACGGCGCTAAGGAAGAAAAATACAACCACGCGATAGTATTGCAGGAGTTATTAAAAAAACATTACTAAAAACCTTGTACCGCCGCGAATGCCGATAGATACTTATCAATATAAAATTGCTTTACAGCCGATTTATACTGCATAATAAACCGGGGATGCTCCAGCGCGATGATGTTTTTAAAGAAGCCGTGTTGGTTATTTAATTTACGCAAAAAAGCCTCGTTCTTCCCTGTACCGAAGCAAAAGCAGACATCAGTGTTTACACCTAAATTTATTTGAGTGCGGATATTATCAACAATATAATCCTTTACCGCATCCTGCAATTCCCTGCTATCATAATAATTATAATTGGTTTCCCTCCCTTTCTCATCTATCGATGTAAAGCCTAATGGACAAAGCGAATTGATATAAAATTTGCCATAAAAAGCACCGGGGCCGCCATAGGCATTTATCATTTCATAAATAAATACCGATGATGGTTCGTGCGTTACTTTACCTTCA comes from Mucilaginibacter mali and encodes:
- a CDS encoding DUF488 domain-containing protein, with translation MSVKIKRIYEPFAKSDGFRILIDRLWPRGIKKEGTHIDKWMKDIAPSTQLRKWFDHDPEKWDEFRMKYHHELNESDAMKEMAAIINEQATATLLYGAKEEKYNHAIVLQELLKKHY
- a CDS encoding uracil-DNA glycosylase family protein, translating into MTFADKVISLNRHLTYTGGPLPNGIRVMNPYRESEQANTVSEAFYRKYYSDDQSRYLILGINPGRFGSGMTGIPFTDPKRLVSECGIAYEGKVTHEPSSVFIYEMINAYGGPGAFYGKFYINSLCPLGFTSIDEKGRETNYNYYDSRELQDAVKDYIVDNIRTQINLGVNTDVCFCFGTGKNEAFLRKLNNQHGFFKNIIALEHPRFIMQYKSAVKQFYIDKYLSAFAAVQGF